One window of the Thermodesulfomicrobium sp. WS genome contains the following:
- a CDS encoding FAD-dependent protein — protein sequence MPIVEIRLTPEELGDLSHIQTLACEAAGVAVSTPVEIVRRSLDCRGRRPRYVLRVQVGDPPVAEPSRAFAPKPPTGAPVLIVGAGPGGYFAALGLLEAGIRPIVLERGRDVRSRRRDLKPLFTQGRVDPHSNYCFGEGGAGAYSDGKLYTRVSKRGDPRRVLRLLVEFGASADILVDAHPHLGSNMLPRIVAAMRAAICALGGEVHFGAHVTGLVRRGDAVCGVRLADGSTLEGGGVILAPGHSARDVFAFLHAQGIAVEPKPFALGVRIEHPQALVDRMFYGASPRHPGLPPASYRLTHQAKERGVFSFCMCPGGFIVPAATAPGEIVLNGMSLAARSAPFANAGIVAEVRFTDVPQVEADPLAMLRFQAEVEQAMFAAGDGTLKAPAQRVPDFLRGVAGAHPGRTSYVPGCFAAPLHELLPPFVTAALREALRAWERRFPGFASSEAKILAVESRTSSPVRIPRDAATHMHPAAPGLFPCGEGAGYAGGIVSAALDGLTAAQAVGRYLKK from the coding sequence ATGCCCATCGTGGAAATTCGTCTCACTCCAGAAGAATTGGGAGACCTCTCGCACATCCAGACTTTGGCCTGTGAGGCGGCCGGGGTGGCGGTATCGACTCCGGTGGAGATCGTGCGCCGCTCCTTGGATTGCCGAGGCCGTCGGCCGCGCTACGTGCTGCGTGTGCAGGTGGGAGACCCGCCAGTGGCGGAGCCGTCGCGTGCCTTTGCGCCCAAGCCTCCCACCGGTGCGCCGGTGCTCATCGTCGGTGCCGGACCGGGCGGATACTTTGCCGCCCTGGGATTGCTCGAGGCGGGGATTCGTCCCATCGTGCTCGAGCGCGGCCGGGACGTACGCAGCCGGCGTCGCGATCTCAAGCCGCTGTTTACCCAAGGGAGAGTGGATCCCCATTCCAACTATTGTTTTGGCGAGGGTGGGGCCGGCGCCTATTCCGATGGCAAGCTCTACACGCGGGTGAGCAAACGCGGGGACCCCCGCCGGGTGCTGCGCCTGCTTGTGGAATTCGGCGCATCTGCGGACATCCTGGTGGATGCCCATCCCCATTTGGGCTCCAATATGCTTCCGCGCATTGTGGCCGCCATGCGTGCGGCCATTTGCGCCTTGGGCGGGGAAGTGCATTTTGGCGCGCATGTCACTGGGCTGGTGCGGCGCGGTGATGCGGTCTGCGGGGTTCGGCTCGCCGATGGGAGCACCCTGGAAGGGGGCGGCGTGATCCTTGCGCCCGGCCATTCTGCCCGGGACGTATTTGCCTTTCTACATGCCCAGGGCATTGCCGTGGAGCCCAAACCCTTTGCCCTGGGGGTGCGCATCGAGCACCCGCAAGCCTTGGTGGACCGGATGTTTTATGGAGCTTCTCCCAGACATCCGGGCCTTCCCCCAGCCAGCTACCGCCTCACCCATCAGGCCAAGGAGCGTGGGGTGTTTTCCTTTTGCATGTGCCCTGGGGGGTTCATCGTGCCTGCCGCCACTGCGCCTGGAGAGATCGTCCTCAATGGGATGAGCCTTGCTGCCCGCAGCGCTCCCTTTGCCAATGCCGGGATCGTGGCGGAGGTGCGATTTACCGATGTGCCTCAAGTGGAGGCCGACCCTTTGGCCATGCTGCGCTTCCAGGCCGAGGTAGAGCAGGCCATGTTTGCCGCAGGCGACGGCACGCTCAAGGCCCCGGCGCAGCGGGTGCCGGATTTCCTGCGCGGCGTGGCGGGGGCGCATCCTGGCCGCACCTCGTATGTGCCAGGATGCTTTGCCGCGCCGCTCCACGAACTCCTTCCGCCCTTTGTCACCGCGGCGCTGCGCGAGGCCCTGCGGGCCTGGGAGCGCCGCTTTCCGGGCTTTGCCTCCAGCGAGGCCAAGATCCTGGCCGTGGAATCCCGCACCAGCTCCCCGGTGCGTATCCCCCGGGATGCCGCCACCCACATGCATCCGGCGGCCCCAGGGCTTTTCCCTTGCGGGGAAGGCGCGGGGTATGCCGGCGGCATCGTTTCCGCTGCCCTGGACGGTCTTACTGCAGCGCAGGCCGTAGGGCGGTATCTCAAAAAATAA
- the rpsT gene encoding 30S ribosomal protein S20 produces the protein MANHKSALKRHRQSLKRNERNRMVKTRVKNAIKAVRKAVEAGDLDAAQTLLRTATSVLDRAASKKVLHWRTAARKISRLSMAVNKAATAPTN, from the coding sequence TTGGCGAATCACAAATCAGCCCTCAAGCGGCATCGTCAAAGCCTCAAGCGCAATGAGCGCAACCGCATGGTAAAAACCCGGGTGAAGAATGCCATCAAGGCAGTCCGCAAGGCCGTGGAGGCCGGGGATCTGGACGCTGCCCAGACCCTGCTGCGGACCGCCACCTCGGTGTTGGACCGCGCGGCGAGCAAGAAAGTGCTGCATTGGCGTACCGCTGCACGCAAGATTTCGCGGCTTTCCATGGCCGTGAACAAGGCGGCTACGGCTCCGACCAACTAA
- a CDS encoding type I restriction endonuclease subunit R yields MAFLSEADVEQALLDQLGALGYHIEGEEDIGPDGTHPERESYQDVVLKGRLEEAVARLNPGMPEEARQEAVRKVTHAELPNLLEENRRLHKLMTEGVDVEYHAADGTLAAGKVWLINFERPEANDWLAVRQFVVINGPHKRRADVVVFVNGLPLAVIELKAPGVEQATLVGAFNQLQTYKREIAPLFHTNALLVASDGIAARVGSLSADFERFMPWRTTDGAAIAPKGAPELPTLIEGVFERQRLLELLRDFTVFGQTGAGLVKIIAGYHQFHAVKKAVEQTLRALPPKDVAREDPARYGLPSARAQKPGDRRVGVIWHTQGSGKSLLMAFYAGRLVKHPLLENPTLVVITDRNDLDDQLFATFSMCRDLIRQTPVQAQSREDVQRLLDRVAGGVIFTTLQKFGEIDGPLTTRRNVVVIADEAHRSQYGFKAKLDAKTGEIAYGFAKYLRDALPNASFIGFTGTPIEADDKNTPAVFGNYIDIYDISRAVEDGATVPIYYESRLARIELDEDEKPKIDAEIEEVLEDEEEPTRERIKQKWATVEALVGSDKRLAQVAQDIVQHFEARVAALDGKAMIVCMSRRICVKLYDAIVRLRPQWHSDDDAQGAIKIVMTGAASDPPEWQKHIGNKARRDLLARRARDPNDPLKLVIVRDMWLTGFDAPCMHTMYVDKPMRGHGLMQAIARVNRVFRDKPAGLVVDYIGIAQNLKNALAQYSPRDRAQTGIDEAEAVAVLLEKLEIVRAMFHGFDYRAALDGSPQERLSMMAGAIEWILDKQQQWAAQESTPDGKKAAHRRFSDAVLALTKAYALAAASDEAQAVREEVGFFQAIRAALIKSSTGSGVTQQARELAIQQIVSRAVVSTEIVDILQAAGIKSPDISILSDEFLAEVAQMEKKNLALEALKKLINDSIRSRAKTNVVETRAFSERLQDAVARYHANAITTAEVLQELIQLARDIRAARQRGEERGLSDEEIAFYDALAENESAVQVMGDAKLRVIAHELLMSLKENITVDWAHRESARARLRVLVKRILRKYGYPPDLQDAAVQTVLAQAEALSAVWSLHAGTSERIVRVP; encoded by the coding sequence ATGGCATTTTTGTCCGAAGCCGACGTCGAACAAGCGCTGCTCGATCAGCTTGGCGCACTCGGTTACCATATCGAAGGCGAGGAGGACATCGGCCCCGATGGCACGCACCCCGAGCGCGAGAGCTATCAGGATGTGGTGCTGAAAGGGCGGCTGGAAGAAGCAGTCGCGCGCTTGAATCCCGGAATGCCGGAGGAGGCGCGCCAGGAGGCCGTCCGCAAGGTGACGCACGCCGAGCTGCCGAATCTGCTCGAAGAAAACCGCCGCCTGCATAAGCTCATGACCGAAGGCGTGGATGTGGAGTACCACGCCGCCGACGGCACACTCGCCGCGGGCAAGGTGTGGTTGATCAATTTCGAGCGCCCGGAGGCTAATGATTGGCTGGCGGTGCGCCAGTTTGTGGTGATCAATGGCCCGCACAAGCGCCGCGCCGATGTGGTGGTGTTCGTCAATGGCCTGCCGCTCGCGGTGATCGAACTCAAGGCGCCCGGCGTGGAGCAGGCCACCCTGGTGGGCGCGTTCAACCAGTTGCAGACCTACAAACGGGAGATTGCCCCGCTCTTTCACACCAACGCGTTGCTCGTGGCCTCCGACGGCATCGCGGCGCGGGTGGGGTCGCTCTCGGCCGACTTCGAGCGCTTCATGCCGTGGCGCACCACCGATGGCGCAGCCATTGCACCCAAGGGCGCGCCGGAGCTGCCCACCTTGATCGAGGGCGTGTTCGAACGGCAGCGGCTGCTCGAGCTCCTCCGCGATTTCACCGTCTTCGGGCAGACGGGCGCGGGGCTCGTCAAGATCATTGCCGGCTACCACCAGTTCCACGCGGTCAAAAAGGCGGTGGAGCAGACGCTGCGCGCATTGCCGCCGAAGGACGTGGCACGGGAGGACCCGGCGCGCTATGGGCTGCCCTCGGCGCGCGCGCAAAAGCCGGGGGATCGCCGCGTCGGGGTGATCTGGCACACGCAGGGGTCGGGCAAGAGCCTGTTGATGGCCTTTTACGCGGGGCGCTTGGTCAAGCACCCTCTGCTCGAAAACCCGACGCTGGTGGTGATCACCGATCGTAACGATCTGGACGACCAGCTCTTTGCCACCTTCTCCATGTGCCGCGACCTGATCCGCCAGACGCCGGTGCAGGCGCAAAGCCGCGAGGATGTGCAACGGCTGCTCGACCGCGTGGCGGGCGGGGTGATCTTTACCACGTTGCAGAAGTTCGGCGAGATCGACGGGCCACTGACCACCCGGCGCAACGTGGTGGTGATCGCCGACGAGGCGCACCGCAGCCAGTACGGCTTCAAGGCCAAGCTGGATGCCAAGACGGGCGAGATTGCTTACGGCTTTGCCAAGTATCTGCGCGATGCCCTGCCCAATGCCTCGTTCATCGGCTTTACCGGCACGCCGATCGAGGCTGACGATAAGAACACGCCAGCCGTCTTTGGCAATTACATCGACATCTACGACATCAGCCGCGCGGTCGAGGACGGCGCGACGGTGCCGATCTACTACGAATCGCGCCTGGCGCGCATCGAACTCGACGAGGACGAAAAGCCGAAGATCGACGCCGAGATCGAGGAGGTGCTGGAGGACGAGGAAGAGCCCACGCGCGAGCGCATCAAGCAGAAGTGGGCGACGGTGGAAGCGCTGGTCGGCAGCGACAAGCGCCTGGCGCAGGTGGCCCAAGACATCGTGCAGCACTTCGAGGCGCGCGTGGCCGCGCTCGATGGCAAGGCGATGATCGTCTGCATGAGCCGGCGCATCTGTGTCAAGCTCTACGACGCGATCGTGCGGCTGCGCCCGCAGTGGCACAGCGACGACGATGCCCAGGGCGCGATCAAGATCGTGATGACCGGCGCAGCGAGCGATCCACCCGAGTGGCAAAAGCACATCGGCAACAAGGCGCGGCGCGACCTGCTGGCCCGCCGCGCCCGCGACCCGAACGATCCGTTGAAGCTCGTGATCGTGCGCGATATGTGGCTCACCGGCTTCGATGCACCCTGCATGCATACGATGTATGTGGACAAACCGATGCGCGGCCACGGGCTGATGCAGGCGATTGCCCGCGTCAACCGCGTATTCCGCGACAAGCCCGCGGGGCTCGTTGTGGACTACATCGGCATCGCGCAGAACCTGAAAAACGCACTCGCCCAATATTCGCCGCGCGACCGCGCGCAGACCGGCATCGACGAGGCCGAGGCGGTGGCAGTGCTGCTCGAGAAGCTCGAAATCGTGCGCGCCATGTTCCATGGCTTCGATTACCGCGCGGCGCTCGATGGTTCGCCCCAAGAGCGGCTCTCGATGATGGCTGGCGCCATCGAGTGGATCCTCGATAAGCAGCAGCAATGGGCGGCGCAGGAATCGACGCCGGATGGCAAGAAGGCGGCGCACCGGCGCTTTTCGGACGCGGTGCTCGCGCTTACCAAGGCCTACGCGCTGGCGGCTGCGAGCGATGAGGCCCAGGCGGTGCGCGAGGAAGTGGGGTTCTTTCAGGCGATCCGCGCCGCGCTCATCAAGAGCAGCACCGGCTCCGGCGTGACCCAGCAAGCGCGCGAGTTGGCGATCCAGCAAATCGTCAGCCGCGCGGTGGTCTCTACCGAGATCGTGGACATCCTTCAGGCCGCGGGCATCAAGAGTCCGGACATTTCCATCCTCTCGGACGAGTTCCTCGCCGAAGTTGCGCAGATGGAGAAGAAGAACCTGGCGCTGGAGGCTTTGAAGAAGCTCATCAACGACAGCATCCGTTCGCGCGCTAAGACCAATGTCGTCGAGACGCGGGCGTTTTCCGAGCGGCTGCAAGATGCCGTGGCGCGCTATCACGCCAACGCCATCACTACGGCCGAAGTGTTGCAGGAGCTGATCCAGCTGGCCCGCGACATTCGGGCTGCCCGCCAGCGCGGCGAGGAGCGCGGATTATCGGACGAGGAAATCGCCTTCTACGATGCGTTGGCCGAGAACGAGTCCGCCGTGCAGGTGATGGGCGACGCGAAGCTGCGCGTGATCGCCCACGAACTGCTCATGAGCCTGAAGGAGAACATCACCGTCGACTGGGCGCACCGCGAATCGGCCCGCGCGCGGCTCCGGGTGCTGGTCAAGCGCATCCTGCGCAAATACGGCTATCCGCCCGACCTGCAGGACGCCGCGGTGCAGACGGTGCTGGCGCAGGCCGAGGCGCTGTCGGCCGTGTGGAGCTTGCATGCTGGGACGTCTGAGCGAATTGTTCGCGTGCCATGA
- a CDS encoding transposase, with amino-acid sequence MTGHVSGPAAGRFGNRRSIRLKGYDYTQPGAYFVTICTQDRQCLFGEVVEGGMLLNDAGNIVETEWRSLPQRFPGIQTDAFVVMPNHIHGVILVGARFIAPMRVNPGTINRNEGTINRNEGTINRNEGAINRNEGAINRNEGAINRAPTLGDIVRAFKAVTSRRIRQQGSTAFAWQRNYYEHIIRNEQTLVRVREYIANNPRQWALDSENPAVGSRWMAPGSGER; translated from the coding sequence ATGACGGGCCATGTCAGCGGGCCAGCGGCCGGTCGCTTTGGAAACCGTCGCTCTATCCGCCTGAAGGGCTACGATTACACCCAGCCGGGCGCGTATTTCGTGACGATCTGCACGCAGGATCGGCAATGCCTGTTCGGTGAAGTGGTGGAGGGAGGGATGCTGCTGAACGATGCTGGAAATATCGTCGAGACCGAATGGCGATCCTTGCCGCAACGTTTTCCAGGCATCCAAACCGATGCATTTGTCGTCATGCCCAATCATATCCACGGCGTCATTCTCGTAGGGGCGCGATTTATCGCGCCCATGCGGGTCAATCCCGGCACGATAAATCGCAATGAGGGCACGATAAATCGCAATGAGGGCACGATAAATCGCAATGAGGGCGCGATAAATCGCAATGAGGGCGCGATAAATCGCAATGAGGGCGCGATAAATCGCGCCCCTACGTTGGGGGATATTGTGCGGGCGTTCAAGGCTGTGACGTCTCGGCGAATCCGGCAGCAAGGCAGCACAGCTTTCGCCTGGCAGCGCAATTATTACGAGCACATCATTCGCAATGAGCAGACGCTCGTCCGCGTTCGTGAATATATCGCCAACAACCCGCGACAATGGGCGCTGGATTCGGAGAATCCAGCGGTTGGATCGCGTTGGATGGCGCCCGGATCAGGAGAACGGTAA
- the rhuM gene encoding RhuM family protein, with protein MKPQNQIIIFESPDQSIQFRLEGETIWLTQRQMAELFATTPENVLMHLKNIFRDGELEEPATTKDFLAVRTEGTRQVERRLKHYNLDAIISVGYRVNSTRATRFRQWATRVLREYLTQGYALDRQRFEKNAAELEAALALVKKVAAGEALTAG; from the coding sequence ATGAAGCCTCAGAACCAGATCATCATTTTCGAATCTCCCGACCAATCGATACAGTTTCGTCTGGAAGGTGAAACCATCTGGCTGACGCAGCGCCAGATGGCCGAGCTATTCGCCACTACGCCGGAAAACGTGCTCATGCACCTGAAGAACATCTTCCGCGATGGCGAACTCGAGGAGCCGGCAACGACTAAGGATTTCTTAGCAGTTCGAACCGAAGGCACGCGACAGGTCGAGCGGCGACTGAAGCACTACAACCTCGACGCCATCATCTCCGTCGGCTACCGCGTCAATTCCACCCGCGCCACGCGCTTCCGCCAATGGGCCACCCGCGTGCTGCGCGAGTACCTCACCCAGGGCTATGCGCTCGACCGCCAGCGCTTTGAGAAAAACGCCGCCGAGTTGGAAGCGGCGCTCGCGCTGGTGAAGAAGGTCGCCGCGGGCGAGGCGCTTACCGCCGGGTAG
- a CDS encoding restriction endonuclease subunit S, with protein sequence MAGEWREVTIGELMPFSYGKGLPERRRNANGRVPVYGSNGVVGFHDASLTDGPTVVIGRKGTVGAVHYSPVPCWPIDTTFYVTGTEPWLVRFRYYVLKSLGLEHMNADSAVPGLNRDAAHARMIFTPVAETEQRAIAHILGTLDDKIENLRRQNETLEAMARALFRAWFVDFEPVRAKLEGRLPASPGQAGWRRGESLPGLPAHLYDLFPDRLVDSELGEIPEGWGVGMLGDVADNPRRGIQPNQHPTGYALHRAGAYAEAVYHTLRLGRRRRSRKQQVRV encoded by the coding sequence ATGGCGGGTGAGTGGCGGGAAGTAACCATTGGCGAGCTAATGCCGTTCAGCTATGGCAAAGGCTTACCTGAGAGGCGGCGCAATGCGAACGGTCGTGTCCCTGTTTACGGTTCTAATGGCGTTGTAGGTTTTCATGACGCCTCATTGACAGATGGTCCGACTGTCGTGATTGGTCGCAAAGGGACTGTCGGCGCAGTTCACTACTCACCTGTTCCTTGCTGGCCAATCGACACAACGTTCTATGTGACCGGCACAGAACCATGGTTGGTTCGATTCCGCTATTACGTTCTCAAGTCTCTTGGGCTGGAGCACATGAATGCCGATAGTGCAGTCCCTGGACTAAACCGCGATGCTGCCCATGCCCGGATGATTTTTACACCAGTAGCTGAAACCGAACAACGCGCCATCGCCCACATCCTCGGCACGCTAGACGACAAGATCGAAAACCTGCGCCGTCAGAACGAAACGCTGGAGGCCATGGCGCGCGCCCTGTTCCGCGCGTGGTTCGTGGACTTCGAACCCGTGCGCGCCAAGCTGGAAGGCCGCCTGCCTGCGTCCCCAGGACAGGCAGGCTGGCGGCGCGGCGAATCGCTGCCGGGGCTACCCGCCCACCTCTACGACCTCTTCCCCGACCGCCTCGTGGATTCGGAGTTGGGCGAGATTCCGGAGGGGTGGGGGGTGGGAATGCTTGGCGACGTTGCAGATAATCCACGCCGGGGTATTCAACCAAACCAGCATCCGACCGGATACGCCCTACATCGCGCTGGAGCATATGCCGAAGCGGTGTATCACACTCTCCGATTGGGGCGTCGGCGACGGTCTCGAAAGCAACAAGTTCGAGTTTAG
- a CDS encoding Fic family protein: protein MQREMTGQWVTSIAGGEPVRAFVPCPLPPEPPLVLDATRQQRLEQALLALGRLDAIAALLPEPEIFLYAYVRQEAVLSSQIEGTQSSLSDLLLFELDQAPGVPFDDVVEVSNYVAALEHGMARLAEGLPLCNRLIRELHEKLLARGRGAGKAPGEFRTTQNWIGGTRPGNAVFVPPPPQEVERLMGELERFLHTEDGPGALIKAALAHVQFETIHPFLDGNGRVGRLLIAFILHHEGVLRQPLLYLSLFFKRHRAEYYRLLDAVRTSGDWEAWLDFFLEGVALTAQAAVETAHRLLELFAADRACIVPLGRTAPTVLRLFDMLRHRPVANIKLLAEHASVSFATAARAVHTLQQLGIVREITGRARERVFVYGAYLDLLAQVGEA, encoded by the coding sequence ATGCAGCGCGAAATGACCGGCCAGTGGGTGACCAGCATCGCCGGTGGCGAGCCGGTGCGCGCGTTCGTCCCATGCCCCCTGCCGCCCGAGCCGCCGCTCGTGCTCGATGCCACGCGCCAGCAGCGCCTGGAACAGGCCTTGCTTGCCCTCGGACGGCTAGATGCCATCGCCGCCTTGCTGCCCGAGCCGGAGATCTTCCTGTACGCCTACGTGCGGCAGGAAGCGGTGCTCTCCAGCCAAATCGAGGGCACGCAATCGTCGCTTTCCGACTTGCTGCTCTTCGAACTCGACCAGGCGCCGGGCGTGCCCTTCGACGACGTGGTGGAAGTCTCCAACTACGTCGCCGCCCTTGAACACGGCATGGCGCGGCTGGCCGAAGGCTTGCCGCTGTGCAACCGGCTCATCCGCGAGCTGCACGAAAAGCTGCTGGCGCGCGGTCGGGGCGCGGGCAAAGCGCCGGGGGAATTCCGCACCACGCAAAACTGGATCGGCGGCACCCGCCCCGGCAACGCTGTCTTCGTTCCGCCCCCGCCGCAGGAAGTCGAGCGACTCATGGGCGAGCTGGAGCGCTTCCTGCACACGGAAGATGGTCCCGGCGCTCTGATCAAGGCCGCGCTTGCCCATGTGCAGTTCGAAACCATCCACCCTTTCCTCGATGGCAACGGCCGCGTCGGGCGGCTCCTCATCGCCTTCATCCTTCATCACGAAGGCGTGTTGCGCCAACCGCTGCTCTATCTGTCGCTCTTTTTCAAGCGCCACCGCGCCGAGTACTACCGCCTGCTCGATGCCGTGCGCACGAGCGGCGACTGGGAAGCCTGGCTCGATTTTTTTCTCGAAGGCGTGGCCCTCACCGCGCAGGCCGCCGTAGAAACGGCGCATCGGCTGCTCGAGCTGTTCGCTGCTGACCGCGCGTGCATTGTGCCCTTGGGCCGCACCGCCCCCACCGTGCTGCGCCTCTTCGACATGCTGCGCCACCGTCCAGTGGCCAACATCAAACTGCTCGCCGAGCACGCTAGCGTGAGCTTCGCCACCGCCGCCCGCGCCGTGCACACCTTGCAACAACTCGGCATCGTGCGCGAGATCACCGGCCGCGCGCGTGAGCGGGTGTTTGTCTATGGCGCATACCTCGACCTGCTCGCCCAGGTGGGCGAGGCATGA
- a CDS encoding class I SAM-dependent DNA methyltransferase, which yields MAKNTRKKNASNGASLGFEAELFKAADKLRGNMEPSDYKHVVLGLIFLKYISDAFEAKHRALLAEDPLAAEDKDEYLADNIFWVPKEARWSHLQANAKRPEIGLLIDEAMRAIEKDNESLKGVLPKDYARPVLNKVMLGELIDLLSGIALGEAGDKSRDILGRVYEYFLGQFAGAEGKRGGEFYTPRSVVRVLVEMLEPYSGRVYDPCCGSGGMFVQSEKFVQEHGGRIGDIAIYGQESNYTTWRLAKMNLAVRGIDADIRWNSEGSFHKDEFPQLKFDFILANPPFNVSDWGGERLRDDVRWKFGAPPVGNANFAWLQHIYHHLAPNGTAGVVLANGSMSSQQSGEGEIRKAMVEADVVDCMVALPGQLFYSTQIPACLWFLARNKNPGKGWRDRRGEVLFIDARQMGVLVDRTRRELTDEEIQKIADTYHAWRLPAPRLRQAGGEPGAGEYADIPGFCKSATLDEIRKHGHVLTPGRYVGAARQEDGGEPFAEKMARLAAQWRQQREEAARLDAAIEANLRELGF from the coding sequence ATGGCAAAGAATACCCGAAAGAAGAATGCAAGTAACGGCGCGAGCCTCGGCTTCGAGGCCGAACTCTTCAAAGCCGCCGACAAGCTGCGCGGCAACATGGAGCCTTCCGACTACAAGCACGTCGTCCTGGGTCTGATCTTCCTGAAATACATCTCGGACGCCTTCGAGGCCAAGCACCGGGCGCTCCTCGCCGAAGACCCGCTGGCCGCCGAGGACAAGGACGAGTACCTCGCGGACAACATCTTCTGGGTGCCCAAGGAGGCGCGCTGGTCGCATCTGCAGGCCAATGCCAAGCGGCCGGAAATCGGCCTGTTGATCGACGAGGCCATGCGCGCCATCGAGAAAGACAACGAGTCACTCAAGGGCGTGCTCCCCAAGGACTATGCCCGCCCCGTGCTCAACAAGGTGATGCTGGGCGAGCTCATCGACCTTCTCTCCGGCATTGCGCTGGGCGAAGCGGGCGACAAATCCCGCGACATCCTCGGGCGCGTGTATGAGTATTTCCTCGGCCAGTTTGCCGGGGCGGAGGGCAAGCGCGGCGGCGAGTTCTACACGCCGCGTTCGGTGGTGCGCGTGCTGGTGGAAATGCTGGAGCCGTACTCGGGCCGCGTCTACGACCCCTGCTGCGGGTCAGGCGGCATGTTCGTGCAGTCGGAAAAGTTCGTGCAGGAGCATGGCGGGCGCATTGGCGACATCGCCATCTACGGTCAGGAGAGCAACTACACCACCTGGCGGCTCGCCAAAATGAACCTCGCGGTGCGGGGGATCGACGCCGACATCCGCTGGAACAGCGAGGGCAGCTTTCACAAGGACGAATTCCCGCAGCTCAAGTTCGACTTCATCCTCGCCAACCCGCCGTTCAACGTCTCCGACTGGGGCGGCGAGCGTCTGCGCGACGACGTGCGCTGGAAGTTTGGCGCACCGCCCGTGGGCAACGCCAACTTCGCCTGGCTGCAGCATATCTACCACCACCTTGCCCCCAACGGCACCGCAGGCGTGGTGCTGGCCAATGGCTCCATGTCCTCGCAGCAGTCGGGCGAAGGCGAGATACGCAAGGCGATGGTCGAGGCCGACGTGGTGGACTGCATGGTGGCGTTGCCCGGGCAGCTTTTCTACTCCACGCAGATTCCCGCCTGCCTGTGGTTTCTGGCGCGCAACAAGAACCCCGGCAAGGGCTGGCGCGACCGGCGCGGTGAGGTGCTCTTCATCGACGCGCGGCAGATGGGCGTGCTCGTGGACCGCACCCGGCGCGAACTCACCGACGAGGAAATCCAGAAGATCGCTGACACCTACCATGCCTGGCGCCTGCCTGCGCCGAGGCTTCGGCAGGCAGGCGGCGAGCCCGGCGCGGGTGAATACGCCGACATTCCCGGTTTCTGCAAATCGGCCACACTCGATGAAATCCGCAAGCACGGCCACGTGCTGACGCCGGGGCGCTATGTGGGCGCGGCGCGGCAGGAGGACGGCGGCGAGCCGTTTGCAGAAAAGATGGCGCGCCTGGCGGCCCAGTGGCGGCAGCAGCGCGAGGAGGCCGCGCGGTTGGACGCCGCCATCGAGGCGAACTTGCGCGAGCTGGGGTTTTGA